In the genome of Bradyrhizobium sp. CIAT3101, one region contains:
- the paaD gene encoding 1,2-phenylacetyl-CoA epoxidase subunit PaaD — MVTVLEHDSELHRRAWDAAGSVVDPEIPVLTIADLGVLRDVVLDGDHVEVAITPTYSGCPAMNMIALEIEIALERAGFREPKVRTVLSPAWTTDWMSEEGRRKLHAYGIAPPQSSHSRRALFGEQVITCPQCNSRETELLSEFGSTSCKALWRCKSCREPFDYFKCH; from the coding sequence ATGGTGACGGTGCTGGAACACGACAGCGAGTTGCACCGGCGCGCCTGGGACGCGGCGGGGAGCGTTGTCGACCCCGAAATTCCGGTGCTGACCATCGCCGATCTTGGCGTGCTCCGCGATGTCGTTCTCGACGGCGATCACGTCGAGGTCGCGATCACGCCGACTTATTCGGGCTGTCCGGCCATGAACATGATCGCGCTCGAAATCGAGATCGCGCTGGAACGCGCGGGCTTCCGCGAGCCCAAAGTGCGCACCGTGCTGTCGCCGGCCTGGACCACCGACTGGATGAGCGAAGAGGGGCGCCGGAAGCTGCACGCCTACGGCATCGCGCCGCCGCAATCGTCACACTCGCGTCGCGCGTTGTTCGGCGAGCAGGTCATCACGTGCCCGCAATGCAATTCGAGGGAGACCGAACTGCTGTCCGAATTCGGCTCGACCTCCTGCAAGGCGCTATGGCGCTGCAAGTCCTGCCGTGAACCCTTCGATTATTTCAAGTGTCATTGA
- the paaC gene encoding 1,2-phenylacetyl-CoA epoxidase subunit PaaC yields the protein MPAANIQVSETPLVLYALRRADDALILGHRLSEWCGHAPMMEEDMALSNIALDLIGQARELYSYAAKTEGRDNDEDKLAYLRDVRQYRNLLLVEQPNGDFAQTLVRQFFYSAFADLYWRAMMTSRDATLAAIAAKSEKESAYHLRHASEWIIRLGDGTEESHVRAQAAIDHLWAFTGEMFAVDEGERALIHAGIAVDPGTLRGRWLTTLSDVVGEASLHLPQNDWMQQGGRAGRHSEHLGHLLSELQSMQRTFPGQTW from the coding sequence ATGCCCGCCGCCAACATCCAGGTCTCCGAAACGCCACTCGTACTCTACGCTCTGCGTCGCGCCGACGATGCGCTGATCCTCGGGCACCGGCTGTCGGAATGGTGCGGGCACGCGCCGATGATGGAAGAGGACATGGCGCTCTCCAACATCGCGCTCGACCTCATCGGGCAGGCCCGCGAGCTCTACAGCTACGCCGCCAAGACCGAAGGCAGGGATAACGACGAGGACAAGCTCGCCTATTTGCGCGACGTCAGGCAGTACCGAAACCTGCTGCTGGTCGAGCAGCCGAACGGCGATTTCGCCCAGACCCTGGTGCGGCAGTTCTTTTATTCAGCCTTCGCCGATCTCTACTGGCGCGCCATGATGACCTCGCGCGACGCGACGCTCGCGGCGATCGCCGCCAAGTCGGAGAAGGAGAGCGCCTATCATCTGCGCCATGCCTCGGAATGGATCATCCGGCTTGGTGATGGCACGGAAGAAAGCCACGTCCGCGCGCAAGCCGCGATCGATCACCTCTGGGCCTTCACGGGCGAAATGTTTGCCGTCGATGAAGGTGAGCGTGCCTTGATCCATGCCGGTATTGCCGTGGATCCCGGCACCTTGCGTGGCCGCTGGCTGACGACACTGTCTGACGTCGTTGGTGAAGCATCGCTTCACTTGCCCCAAAATGACTGGATGCAGCAGGGTGGCCGTGCAGGCCGCCACAGCGAGCATCTCGGTCATCTCCTGTCCGAGCTGCAATCGATGCAACGCACTTTCCCGGGGCAGACATGGTGA
- the paaB gene encoding 1,2-phenylacetyl-CoA epoxidase subunit PaaB — MATPNTPLWEVFIRSRNGLAHKHVGSLHASDATMSLQAARDIYTRRGEGLSIWVVPSTAITASDPAEKGMMFEPAESKIYRHPTFYEVPEEVGHM, encoded by the coding sequence ATGGCCACGCCGAATACGCCGCTGTGGGAAGTCTTCATTCGCAGCCGCAACGGGCTCGCGCACAAGCATGTCGGCTCGCTGCATGCGAGCGATGCCACCATGTCGCTGCAGGCCGCGCGCGACATCTACACCCGCCGCGGCGAGGGCCTGTCGATCTGGGTCGTACCGTCGACCGCGATCACCGCGAGCGACCCCGCCGAGAAGGGCATGATGTTCGAGCCTGCGGAATCGAAGATCTACCGGCACCCGACGTTTTATGAGGTGCCGGAAGAAGTGGGGCACATGTGA
- the paaA gene encoding 1,2-phenylacetyl-CoA epoxidase subunit PaaA, with protein MYTQALNTAETDDRGLEDAAKAAQFQARIDAEERIEPNDWMPTAYHKTLTRQISQHAHSEIVGMLPEGNWITRAPTLRRKAALLAKVQDECGHGLYLYAAAETLGTSREELVDAMLAGKAKYSSIFNYPTLTWADIGTIGWLVDGAAIMNQIPLCRCSYGPYARAMIRVCKEESFHQRQGYEIMLTLCRGSDEQKAMAQDALDRWWWPVLMMFGPPDATSQHSDTSTKWKIKRFSNDELRQKFVDATVPQAQYLGLTIPDPGMTQDADGHWRYSEIDWTEFKQVLAGNGPCNRDRMAARRKSHAEGAWVREAAAAYAAKRAQRQTAQAAE; from the coding sequence ATGTATACCCAGGCGCTGAATACGGCCGAGACCGACGATCGCGGTCTTGAGGACGCGGCCAAGGCCGCGCAGTTCCAGGCTCGCATCGATGCCGAAGAGCGCATCGAGCCGAACGACTGGATGCCGACCGCCTATCACAAGACGCTCACCCGCCAGATCTCTCAGCACGCTCATTCCGAAATCGTCGGCATGCTGCCCGAAGGCAACTGGATCACGCGCGCGCCGACGCTGCGCCGCAAGGCGGCGCTGCTCGCCAAGGTGCAGGACGAATGCGGCCACGGGCTCTATCTCTATGCGGCCGCCGAGACGCTCGGCACCTCGCGCGAGGAGCTGGTCGACGCCATGCTGGCCGGCAAAGCCAAATATTCCTCGATCTTCAACTATCCGACGCTGACCTGGGCCGACATCGGCACCATCGGCTGGCTGGTCGACGGCGCCGCCATCATGAACCAGATTCCGCTGTGCCGCTGCTCCTACGGTCCCTATGCGCGCGCCATGATCCGCGTCTGCAAGGAGGAATCGTTTCACCAGCGCCAGGGCTACGAGATCATGCTGACGTTGTGCCGCGGCTCGGACGAGCAGAAGGCGATGGCGCAGGACGCACTGGACCGCTGGTGGTGGCCGGTGCTGATGATGTTCGGCCCGCCGGACGCGACGAGCCAGCACAGCGACACCTCGACGAAGTGGAAGATCAAGCGCTTCTCCAATGACGAGCTGCGCCAGAAGTTCGTCGATGCCACGGTGCCGCAGGCGCAATATCTCGGCCTCACCATTCCCGATCCCGGGATGACCCAGGATGCCGATGGCCACTGGCGCTACAGCGAGATCGACTGGACCGAGTTCAAGCAGGTGCTCGCCGGCAACGGCCCCTGCAATCGCGACCGCATGGCCGCGCGCCGCAAGTCGCACGCCGAAGGCGCCTGGGTGCGCGAGGCCGCTGCGGCCTATGCAGCCAAGCGCGCGCAGCGCCAGACCGCGCAAGCTGCGGAATAG
- the paaX gene encoding phenylacetic acid degradation operon negative regulatory protein PaaX produces the protein MAHPLSRIIDQLKREPSRTGSIVITMFGDAVVPRGGSVWLGTLLAFFEGLDIDGSVVRTAMSRLAADGWLTREKVGRNSFYRLAEKGRETFEAATRHIYDPPPSDWTGRFELLLIGNGWDRDASREALRNAGFGSPLPGVWVAPSGVPVPEEAAGAIRLEVSAEDDSGRRLLSASWPLQRTADAYLKFMKTFEPLRAAIARGTVLSEADAFTARILLIHYYRRVVLRDPLLPESLLPADWPGRAARELCGEIYRALLAPSEQWLDSHGTNEKGALPPARKLLERRFEA, from the coding sequence ATGGCGCATCCGCTCTCTCGCATCATCGACCAGCTCAAGCGTGAGCCGTCACGCACGGGCTCCATCGTCATCACCATGTTCGGCGATGCCGTCGTGCCGCGCGGTGGTTCGGTGTGGCTTGGCACGCTGCTGGCGTTCTTCGAGGGCCTCGATATCGACGGCAGCGTGGTGCGCACCGCGATGTCGCGGCTCGCTGCCGATGGCTGGCTGACCCGCGAAAAGGTCGGCCGCAACAGCTTTTATCGTCTTGCCGAGAAGGGCCGCGAGACGTTCGAAGCCGCGACGCGCCACATCTACGATCCGCCGCCGTCGGACTGGACCGGTCGCTTCGAGCTGCTGCTGATCGGCAATGGCTGGGATCGCGATGCCTCGCGCGAGGCGCTGCGCAATGCCGGCTTCGGCAGCCCGTTGCCGGGCGTCTGGGTCGCTCCGTCGGGTGTTCCGGTGCCGGAGGAGGCTGCGGGCGCCATCCGGCTCGAAGTCTCGGCTGAAGATGACAGCGGGCGCCGCCTGCTCAGCGCGAGCTGGCCGCTGCAGCGCACTGCGGATGCCTATCTGAAGTTCATGAAGACGTTCGAGCCGCTGCGCGCCGCGATCGCGCGCGGCACGGTGCTATCGGAGGCCGATGCCTTCACCGCGCGCATCCTGCTGATCCACTATTACCGCCGCGTCGTTCTGCGCGATCCGCTGCTGCCGGAGAGTCTTCTGCCGGCGGATTGGCCGGGCAGAGCTGCCCGCGAGCTCTGCGGCGAGATCTATCGCGCGCTGCTGGCGCCGTCCGAACAATGGCTTGATAGCCATGGAACCAACGAGAAGGGGGCGCTTCCGCCGGCGAGAAAGCTTCTGGAGAGGAGGTTCGAGGCCTGA
- a CDS encoding alpha/beta hydrolase has product MTATAQTLRPPSRTLMFLEGRAIHEFGAFLGALPLLSLAPRGDGHPVLVLPGLVASDVSTRALRSFLTSKGYAVSGWRQGRNYGLREGVQHAMVDLVEELSDKHGRKISLVGWSLGGLYARQLAKMMPQRVRQVITLGSPFAGNPRSTNAWQVYEWVSGQKSDRVDPQFGGELAVPPPVPTTAVFSRTDGVCAWQGCMEKAGAQTESIEVESSHCGMGHHPAVVYAVADRLAQKEGQWRPFDRSGWRSLVYPDPHR; this is encoded by the coding sequence ATGACCGCTACTGCCCAGACGCTGCGTCCGCCGTCCCGTACTCTGATGTTTCTGGAAGGGCGCGCGATCCACGAGTTCGGTGCATTCCTCGGCGCGCTGCCGCTCTTGAGCCTCGCACCGCGCGGCGATGGGCATCCGGTGCTGGTGCTGCCGGGCCTGGTGGCCTCCGACGTCTCCACGCGTGCACTGCGCTCGTTTCTGACCAGCAAGGGCTATGCGGTGAGCGGCTGGCGTCAGGGCCGCAATTACGGCCTGCGCGAGGGCGTGCAGCACGCGATGGTCGATCTGGTCGAGGAGCTCAGCGACAAGCACGGTCGCAAGATCAGCCTGGTCGGCTGGAGCCTGGGCGGTCTCTATGCGCGCCAGCTTGCCAAGATGATGCCCCAGCGCGTGCGTCAGGTGATCACGCTCGGCAGCCCCTTTGCCGGCAATCCCCGGTCGACCAATGCATGGCAGGTCTATGAGTGGGTAAGCGGGCAGAAGTCTGATCGGGTCGATCCTCAGTTCGGCGGCGAGCTCGCCGTGCCGCCGCCGGTACCGACCACCGCCGTCTTCAGCCGCACCGACGGCGTCTGCGCCTGGCAAGGCTGCATGGAGAAGGCGGGCGCGCAGACCGAGAGTATCGAGGTCGAGAGCAGCCATTGCGGCATGGGCCATCATCCCGCCGTCGTCTATGCCGTCGCCGACCGTCTCGCGCAGAAGGAAGGCCAGTGGCGGCCGTTCGACCGCAGCGGCTGGCGCAGCCTCGTGTATCCCGATCCGCATCGGTAG